Proteins co-encoded in one Sphingobacteriales bacterium genomic window:
- the fabG gene encoding 3-oxoacyl-[acyl-carrier-protein] reductase, whose amino-acid sequence MKLLDGKVAFITGASRGIGKAIALKFAENGANIAFTDIFRDDNMINTENELKAFGVKAIGYPSDASSFEKSEATINQIINDFGTIHIVVNNAGITRDNLLMRMTEDQWDAVINVNLKSVYNITRSVLKELMKNRQGSIINVSSVVGVGGNAGQSNYAASKAGIIGFTKSIAQEVGSRNIRCNAVAPGFIETEMTAKLPEDIKKGWIEKIPLRRVGYPEDVANVCLFLASDLSSYVSGQVINICGGMKT is encoded by the coding sequence ATGAAATTATTAGACGGAAAAGTTGCTTTCATCACCGGTGCATCCCGGGGAATTGGTAAGGCAATAGCCCTGAAATTTGCTGAAAACGGGGCAAATATTGCATTTACCGATATTTTCAGGGATGACAACATGATCAACACCGAAAATGAACTGAAAGCTTTTGGCGTAAAAGCCATTGGCTATCCTTCAGATGCAAGTTCCTTTGAGAAATCAGAGGCCACCATCAATCAGATCATTAATGATTTTGGAACTATTCATATAGTTGTCAACAATGCAGGTATTACCCGCGACAATCTGTTAATGAGAATGACTGAAGATCAGTGGGATGCGGTGATAAATGTTAATCTGAAATCTGTTTACAACATTACCAGATCGGTGTTGAAGGAACTGATGAAAAACCGTCAGGGCTCCATCATAAACGTTAGCTCCGTAGTAGGAGTCGGTGGAAATGCAGGGCAGTCGAACTATGCTGCCTCCAAGGCTGGCATTATCGGGTTCACCAAATCAATCGCTCAGGAAGTCGGAAGCCGGAATATCCGATGCAATGCCGTTGCACCGGGATTTATCGAGACCGAGATGACAGCAAAATTACCGGAAGATATTAAAAAAGGATGGATAGAAAAAATTCCCCTCAGGCGTGTCGGTTATCCTGAAGATGTTGCCAATGTGTGTTTGTTTTTAGCCTCCGACCTGTCTTCTTATGTTTCAGGTCAGGTCATCAATATTTGCGGGGGAATGAAAACCTGA